Proteins from a genomic interval of Streptomyces sp. NBC_01445:
- a CDS encoding TetR/AcrR family transcriptional regulator — MAVRSESSRRAILDATMDLLVRDGRRAITVQKLTMEAIAKRAKVSKATIYRWWPNKAAVVIDAFMENHLAHTRIPEGVPVREALLAHLKALISHYAGPMGTLVAQIVAEGQYDPETIADFRGRFWNERAAAVEKLMRRGIDEGVFRSDLDPSAAAQLFYAPVYFHLLFGTSPLDDALAEQLVDMGTRGLAAHSVEVGCA; from the coding sequence GTGGCTGTACGAAGCGAATCGAGTCGTCGAGCAATCCTCGACGCGACCATGGACCTGCTCGTCCGTGATGGCCGACGCGCCATCACGGTGCAGAAGCTGACCATGGAGGCGATCGCCAAGCGGGCCAAGGTCAGCAAGGCGACGATCTACCGGTGGTGGCCCAACAAGGCAGCCGTCGTCATCGACGCCTTCATGGAGAACCACCTCGCGCACACCCGCATCCCCGAAGGGGTGCCGGTACGAGAGGCGCTCCTCGCGCACCTCAAGGCACTGATCTCCCACTACGCCGGGCCCATGGGCACACTCGTCGCCCAGATCGTCGCCGAAGGACAGTACGACCCCGAGACGATCGCCGACTTCCGCGGCAGATTCTGGAACGAACGCGCAGCAGCGGTCGAGAAGTTGATGCGGCGCGGCATCGACGAAGGCGTCTTCCGGTCCGACCTCGACCCGAGCGCGGCAGCCCAACTGTTCTACGCACCGGTCTACTTCCACCTCCTCTTCGGAACCAGCCCGCTCGACGACGCGCTCGCTGAGCAGCTCGTCGACATGGGGACCCGCGGCCTGGCAGCCCACTCGGTCGAGGTCGGGTGCGCCTGA